A window of the Lysinibacillus irui genome harbors these coding sequences:
- a CDS encoding FHA domain-containing protein — MQEPYSSKDYSDNARKKMFIRIIDIIIITIAFFFILYVFVMNQEVLLKFVIGTVMVILAIIYGSLKYEAKSLTQAKTNNDISKLVLLNERGMEVDEWELGDQISLLIGKSTAEHKADIDLCGTEYESLVNYEHAVLNCVAGIWYIEDIDSVNGVGLKKANKRVKNRLKQEIPYPLGNGDTIYIANTRILVK; from the coding sequence ATGCAGGAACCATATTCAAGTAAAGATTATAGTGACAATGCAAGGAAAAAAATGTTTATAAGAATCATCGATATTATTATTATCACAATTGCCTTCTTTTTTATCCTATATGTTTTTGTTATGAATCAGGAAGTCCTTTTAAAATTTGTTATCGGAACCGTAATGGTGATACTTGCTATTATTTATGGTTCTCTCAAGTACGAGGCAAAATCACTCACTCAAGCTAAGACAAACAACGACATTTCAAAGCTAGTACTTCTTAATGAACGTGGGATGGAAGTAGATGAATGGGAGCTGGGTGATCAAATTTCATTGCTTATCGGGAAAAGTACAGCTGAACATAAGGCAGATATTGATTTGTGTGGAACGGAATATGAATCTCTTGTGAATTATGAGCATGCTGTATTAAATTGTGTAGCTGGAATTTGGTATATAGAGGATATAGATTCTGTAAATGGTGTTGGCTTAAAAAAAGCTAATAAGCGCGTTAAAAATAGATTGAAACAAGAGATCCCTTACCCATTAGGTAATGGAGACACAATATACATAGCAAATACGCGAATTTTGGTGAAATAG
- a CDS encoding membrane-associated protease 1, with protein MGFVLKVEGSEAIELGLESIMSVEYETDTPNDSNARSTDVGATLKVRGKILTATDGDNSDDTMKLGLWSLVPAEKADCYRKVTLEVVSADQVVRKIHFPNAFVVDYTERFGDTEGIGEFFLFVKQKKDKTDLAKIEGGYAV; from the coding sequence ATGGGTTTTGTATTAAAAGTAGAAGGATCAGAGGCAATTGAACTAGGGTTAGAAAGTATTATGTCTGTTGAATATGAAACAGATACGCCAAATGACTCTAACGCACGTTCTACAGATGTTGGAGCCACTTTAAAAGTAAGAGGTAAAATTCTTACAGCAACTGATGGTGACAATTCTGATGATACGATGAAATTAGGTTTATGGTCATTAGTACCAGCTGAAAAGGCTGACTGTTACCGTAAAGTGACATTAGAAGTTGTTTCAGCAGATCAAGTAGTAAGAAAAATTCATTTCCCGAACGCTTTTGTGGTGGACTATACAGAAAGATTCGGTGACACAGAAGGTATTGGTGAATTCTTCTTATTTGTTAAACAAAAGAAAGACAAAACAGACTTGGCAAAAATCGAAGGCGGCTACGCTGTCTAA
- a CDS encoding FHA domain-containing protein, which produces MSLIRCTNGHMFSSRRHRNICPYCNVMVEQEHRQNSPTAPVVESDDKTLPYLGEMDGIDPVTGWLVCIEGPQMGRDYRILSEKNFIGRAEDMHIRIAGDNSISNRNHAVIVYDPKKRNFYLLPGDASGLAYLNNEAVYTPTELAAYDVIQLGRSMFLFIPLCGVHFEWENNQSEE; this is translated from the coding sequence ATGAGTTTGATAAGATGTACAAATGGTCACATGTTTAGTTCAAGGAGACATCGCAATATTTGTCCATATTGTAACGTGATGGTGGAGCAGGAGCACAGACAAAATAGCCCAACCGCTCCTGTCGTTGAATCAGATGATAAAACATTGCCCTATTTAGGAGAAATGGATGGAATTGATCCAGTAACAGGTTGGTTGGTTTGTATTGAAGGCCCTCAAATGGGTAGAGATTATCGCATCTTATCTGAAAAGAATTTTATAGGTAGAGCAGAAGATATGCATATCCGGATAGCAGGAGATAATTCCATCTCGAATCGTAATCATGCTGTCATTGTTTATGATCCAAAAAAGCGTAATTTTTATTTATTACCAGGTGATGCCTCTGGATTAGCTTATCTGAATAATGAAGCCGTTTATACACCAACGGAATTAGCAGCTTATGATGTTATTCAGTTAGGAAGAAGTATGTTTTTATTTATTCCATTATGTGGTGTTCACTTTGAATGGGAAAACAATCAAAGTGAGGAATGA
- a CDS encoding endonuclease V, translated as MEKEELFKSEQEKWISKISLENNFQLGAIRLVAGIDIAYWTEGKKDYGVCCIVVIDYITKQIIEEVEYWGQIDVPYIPGYLAFRELPMVIEAVKKLQCEPDLYMFDGNGYLHYRHMGIATHASFYLKKPTIGVAKSYLKIKNTDFQMPKNVMGDFTYIKVDGEVYGAVLRTRKDVKPIFISCGNWIDLETSIKITLHFVEKNSRLPITTRYADLATHESRRKYTQ; from the coding sequence ATGGAAAAAGAAGAATTGTTTAAAAGTGAACAAGAAAAATGGATTTCAAAGATTTCATTAGAAAACAATTTTCAGTTAGGAGCTATTCGTCTAGTAGCTGGAATTGATATTGCATATTGGACAGAGGGGAAGAAAGATTATGGAGTGTGTTGTATTGTTGTAATCGATTATATTACCAAACAAATTATAGAAGAAGTAGAATATTGGGGTCAAATAGATGTTCCATATATTCCAGGATATCTTGCTTTTAGGGAGCTTCCGATGGTGATAGAAGCAGTGAAAAAGCTGCAATGTGAACCAGATCTTTATATGTTTGATGGAAATGGTTATCTTCATTATAGACATATGGGGATCGCAACACATGCTTCTTTTTATTTGAAGAAACCTACAATAGGTGTTGCTAAAAGTTACTTGAAGATAAAAAATACCGATTTTCAAATGCCAAAAAATGTAATGGGTGATTTTACTTATATTAAGGTTGATGGGGAAGTATATGGGGCAGTTTTGAGAACAAGAAAGGATGTAAAGCCCATTTTTATTTCATGCGGTAACTGGATCGATTTAGAGACTTCAATAAAAATAACTCTACATTTTGTAGAAAAAAATAGTCGATTACCAATTACGACACGTTATGCAGATTTAGCTACTCATGAGAGTAGAAGAAAATATACTCAATAG
- a CDS encoding SUKH-3 domain-containing protein: MGYQVFNPVVDALSQFGGVEYKFKHPDGSLETFHFSLEDLHEKEDFEGFEVRVKKPLVIIGEAYRENLVIFISNSVFIFKFGDAYLSH; this comes from the coding sequence GTGGGGTATCAAGTATTTAATCCAGTGGTTGATGCATTAAGTCAATTTGGTGGGGTTGAATATAAATTTAAGCATCCGGATGGAAGTTTGGAAACCTTTCATTTTAGCCTAGAAGATTTACATGAAAAAGAAGACTTTGAGGGATTTGAGGTACGAGTAAAAAAGCCGCTCGTAATAATTGGAGAAGCATATCGTGAGAATTTAGTAATATTTATTTCAAACTCGGTATTCATTTTTAAGTTTGGAGATGCATATTTGAGCCACTAG
- a CDS encoding serine/threonine protein kinase — MQATQCELSLPINSVLNNTYKIKEVLATSKLSIVYLAENNNSEKRLIVKEFFPKEMALRDLDNRTIINRLPSTKQKFEGLKEIFLNEAVIMQQINHPNIVKYVEHFEENGSIYIVMDYYEGKLLDEYLKDFPVHDRDHLYTSIFLPLIDALCYVHKQGILHRDIKPSNIMIDSEGNPFLLDFGSAVFYKTATDYQIFTSSGYSPLEQYSNKSAQGVYTDIYSFAATFYYSMTNSIPPDVSQRLIEDKIEQVKEHNKSVSILLSYIIMWGLAVQVKKRCPSLQIMKWVITVEKFVNRIRNYFKVNNSK; from the coding sequence ATGCAAGCAACTCAATGTGAATTGAGCTTACCGATAAATAGTGTTCTGAATAATACATACAAAATAAAAGAAGTTCTTGCTACTAGTAAATTATCCATCGTCTATCTTGCGGAAAATAATAATAGTGAAAAGCGACTCATTGTTAAAGAATTCTTTCCAAAAGAAATGGCTTTACGGGATTTAGATAATAGAACAATCATTAATCGTTTGCCTTCAACAAAGCAAAAATTTGAAGGCCTAAAAGAAATTTTTCTTAATGAAGCAGTCATTATGCAGCAAATAAATCATCCTAATATTGTAAAATATGTTGAGCATTTTGAGGAAAATGGATCGATTTATATTGTTATGGATTATTATGAAGGAAAACTATTAGATGAATATTTAAAGGATTTTCCTGTCCATGATCGAGACCATTTATACACAAGTATCTTTCTCCCTTTAATAGATGCGCTATGTTATGTACATAAACAGGGGATTCTCCACCGTGACATTAAGCCAAGTAATATTATGATAGATTCAGAAGGTAATCCATTTTTACTAGATTTTGGTTCCGCTGTTTTTTATAAAACAGCTACAGATTATCAAATTTTTACAAGCTCAGGTTACTCCCCGCTTGAGCAATATTCTAATAAGTCCGCGCAAGGTGTCTATACCGATATTTATAGTTTTGCAGCAACATTTTACTATTCAATGACAAATAGTATTCCGCCTGATGTTTCTCAGCGGCTTATTGAGGATAAAATTGAACAAGTAAAAGAGCATAATAAAAGTGTAAGTATTCTTTTATCCTACATCATTATGTGGGGGTTGGCAGTGCAAGTAAAAAAACGATGTCCTTCCCTACAAATCATGAAGTGGGTAATAACTGTTGAAAAATTTGTCAATAGGATAAGGAACTATTTTAAGGTAAATAATTCTAAATGA
- a CDS encoding J domain-containing protein: MKTHYDTLGVSKDATQDQIKLAYRKLSKKHHPDVSGGNKESEKIFLEVTEAYKVLKDEAARKAYDARLDGTAQSWNNEHSANKQSTSQQSTAQRPDFNMNNIEKNFEHFFGFNPKTKETSSTLHKKNKKNPLDTTDLFERFFNK, encoded by the coding sequence ATGAAAACACATTATGACACATTAGGTGTTAGTAAAGACGCGACACAAGATCAAATAAAGCTCGCTTATCGAAAGCTTTCAAAAAAGCATCATCCTGATGTAAGCGGAGGAAACAAAGAATCTGAAAAAATTTTCTTAGAAGTCACAGAGGCATATAAAGTTTTGAAGGATGAAGCTGCTAGGAAGGCCTATGATGCTCGACTAGATGGTACTGCGCAAAGTTGGAATAATGAACACTCAGCTAATAAGCAATCGACAAGTCAACAGTCGACTGCACAGAGGCCAGATTTTAATATGAACAATATTGAAAAAAACTTTGAGCATTTCTTTGGCTTTAATCCTAAAACAAAAGAGACGTCCTCAACGTTACATAAGAAAAATAAGAAGAATCCTCTTGATACTACAGATTTATTCGAACGTTTCTTTAATAAATAA
- a CDS encoding transcriptional regulator: MEIISQTNRTMLFEEINPEKMDLITLVGDVKGIDSLSDEKIKEINQYLLVKSFDEFLDKFSPTVYSFYNAANQKVMYTLKKPEGIQEDCISEIAIDQNNDFLKMLFTLIDTKRSQGITNVDFKFENLLDMISPKKVMDDIRQVRKEIHYLYGEYEKLDDGDPKKLDTGDKLNLMFEVASKNYNNVMAMLPLAIEDIKTRLLLGVNQDEGESEKLQIGTLSIGDNGELKIIEAPQNNSSELMVIEENSNYGLSTVFEEDYEAITESPSSYVKDLVVRTFSPLPAVKAEFDVETEVQNYNTYLEFYKNAKDEFVKTVKPLVEKLLGIKMYFDQYTTKNKGMQPSLLVTNTKLDMLVKSNNLPRLRTYLNTVNSKNDFTDTVWYGIVPALELEATGKMKVSRSRFKGNDKVAKQEGNTMESLSILLDTIKDYKVQVFFNFMAEEETTFNGIATAGIDRLIDKCSVLVRKDYSEFAIPCLPNFTIIPKDKSGVVIDARMYTTENGARLSKEKEDILKLWIEGVYVGASYVAAGIVSAYQCPEYLKESFRNVQRNYPGVRFDIEAGDHSLRAVTTMAKEISGFTNNIKDAINSRSFGFVFSSENAQLQDKDIKRITVYKARSLAMEEDGFDSIYKTQVSTYIERILRFQSGDFKHENIVRFFSNNPSSQKSKWLNDKGYVNSIIQDGDDIGYIIDEKTSTCQIDLVFNGNVKNLEVMITKGTSAVKA, encoded by the coding sequence ATGGAGATTATTAGTCAAACAAACAGAACCATGCTATTTGAGGAAATTAATCCTGAAAAGATGGACTTAATTACGCTTGTTGGTGATGTAAAGGGGATTGACAGTCTAAGTGATGAAAAGATTAAAGAAATTAATCAATATCTTCTTGTCAAAAGCTTTGATGAATTTTTAGATAAGTTTTCTCCAACGGTTTATTCATTCTACAATGCTGCTAATCAAAAGGTAATGTATACCCTGAAAAAACCTGAAGGAATTCAAGAAGACTGTATTTCTGAAATAGCAATCGATCAAAATAATGATTTTTTAAAGATGCTCTTCACCCTCATTGATACAAAAAGAAGTCAGGGCATTACGAATGTCGATTTTAAATTTGAAAATCTACTTGATATGATCTCTCCTAAGAAAGTCATGGACGACATTCGACAAGTCAGAAAAGAAATCCATTACTTGTATGGTGAATATGAGAAATTAGATGATGGTGATCCAAAAAAATTGGATACAGGGGACAAACTAAATCTAATGTTTGAAGTAGCAAGTAAAAATTACAACAATGTCATGGCCATGCTACCTTTAGCAATCGAGGATATTAAAACTAGATTATTGTTAGGTGTTAATCAGGATGAGGGGGAATCCGAAAAATTACAAATTGGGACCCTTTCTATTGGTGACAATGGTGAGTTGAAAATTATTGAGGCACCTCAAAACAATAGCTCGGAACTTATGGTGATTGAAGAAAATAGTAACTATGGTTTAAGTACTGTTTTTGAAGAGGATTATGAGGCGATTACAGAATCTCCTTCTTCCTATGTAAAAGATTTAGTTGTAAGAACGTTCTCACCTCTACCAGCTGTGAAAGCCGAATTTGATGTGGAAACAGAAGTTCAAAATTACAATACATACCTTGAGTTCTATAAGAATGCGAAGGATGAATTTGTAAAAACGGTCAAGCCTTTAGTGGAAAAGCTATTAGGCATCAAAATGTACTTTGATCAGTACACAACGAAAAATAAAGGGATGCAGCCATCATTGCTTGTGACAAACACTAAGCTCGATATGCTCGTAAAAAGTAATAATCTACCACGGTTACGTACGTATTTAAATACAGTAAACTCTAAAAATGACTTTACGGATACGGTGTGGTATGGCATTGTTCCTGCACTAGAACTAGAGGCTACTGGAAAAATGAAGGTAAGCCGATCACGGTTTAAAGGGAACGATAAGGTTGCCAAACAAGAAGGCAACACAATGGAATCCCTATCGATTCTTCTAGATACGATAAAAGATTACAAAGTTCAGGTTTTCTTCAACTTCATGGCGGAGGAAGAAACAACATTCAACGGCATTGCAACCGCAGGGATAGATCGTCTGATTGATAAATGCTCTGTGCTTGTTCGAAAAGACTATAGTGAGTTTGCGATACCGTGCTTACCGAACTTCACCATAATTCCAAAGGATAAATCGGGTGTCGTTATTGATGCGAGAATGTACACTACTGAAAATGGTGCACGATTATCTAAGGAAAAGGAAGATATTTTAAAGCTATGGATTGAAGGGGTCTATGTCGGTGCTAGCTATGTAGCTGCCGGTATCGTTTCAGCTTATCAATGTCCAGAATATTTAAAAGAGTCGTTTAGAAATGTTCAGAGAAATTATCCTGGCGTACGATTCGATATTGAAGCTGGGGATCACTCACTTAGAGCTGTTACAACAATGGCAAAGGAAATCTCAGGATTTACGAATAATATTAAAGATGCGATTAACAGCAGAAGCTTTGGCTTTGTGTTCTCTTCAGAAAATGCTCAGCTTCAAGATAAAGATATTAAACGTATTACTGTCTATAAAGCTAGAAGCTTAGCGATGGAAGAGGATGGATTCGATTCCATCTACAAAACACAGGTGAGTACGTATATTGAAAGAATTTTACGATTCCAATCAGGTGACTTTAAGCATGAAAATATTGTTAGGTTCTTCAGTAATAATCCAAGTAGTCAAAAAAGTAAATGGCTGAATGATAAAGGCTATGTCAACTCCATTATCCAAGATGGAGATGATATCGGCTACATTATCGATGAGAAAACGAGCACGTGTCAAATTGACCTTGTGTTTAATGGTAATGTGAAGAATTTAGAAGTGATGATTACAAAAGGAACTAGTGCTGTTAAAGCCTAA
- a CDS encoding PP2C family protein-serine/threonine phosphatase yields the protein MDQNLVPYIIALIFIIILIVLLIIRGILAQKMDKGKIYIGNGQTIGRRDEQDDYFSTTETTHGTIAVLADGISGLANGRMASTIAVTTFIEEFKRLTTLKNLPNFFKDAAMASNHMILENLNGSNGGTTLVTAIIDNEGLLHWGAVGDSVIKIFRNGEFIAVNQKHIFESVLTERYISGEITQLEVQENPLKKRLINYLGYEGFKNLDIGKSPIQLNRGDKVCLFSDGVYDTLTEVEMEKILSQQTPPYDIAQDIIKAVEQKRLKNQDNATIVILEKTW from the coding sequence ATGGACCAAAATTTAGTGCCTTACATAATTGCCTTAATTTTCATCATTATCCTCATCGTTTTGCTAATTATCAGAGGTATTCTAGCTCAAAAAATGGATAAAGGGAAAATTTATATTGGAAATGGCCAAACGATAGGAAGACGTGATGAACAGGATGATTATTTCTCCACAACCGAAACGACGCATGGCACAATTGCAGTGCTTGCAGATGGTATAAGTGGTTTAGCCAATGGTCGTATGGCCAGTACTATCGCTGTCACGACATTTATAGAAGAATTTAAAAGGCTTACTACCTTAAAAAATCTACCTAACTTTTTTAAGGATGCAGCGATGGCAAGTAATCATATGATTTTAGAAAATTTAAATGGCTCGAACGGAGGAACTACGTTAGTCACGGCTATTATCGACAATGAAGGTTTACTCCATTGGGGGGCTGTAGGAGATAGTGTTATCAAAATTTTTAGAAATGGCGAATTTATAGCGGTTAACCAAAAGCATATTTTTGAATCAGTGTTAACAGAGCGATATATATCAGGTGAAATAACTCAGCTTGAGGTGCAAGAAAATCCTCTGAAAAAGAGACTTATCAATTATTTAGGGTATGAAGGCTTTAAAAATCTTGATATTGGGAAGAGCCCTATTCAGCTAAATAGAGGCGACAAGGTATGTCTTTTTAGCGATGGAGTCTATGACACGTTAACAGAGGTTGAAATGGAAAAAATTCTCTCACAGCAAACTCCTCCCTATGATATTGCTCAAGACATTATTAAAGCTGTTGAACAAAAACGCTTAAAAAATCAAGATAATGCAACCATCGTTATTCTAGAAAAAACATGGTAA